The following proteins come from a genomic window of Mycolicibacterium rufum:
- a CDS encoding acyl-CoA carboxylase subunit beta, whose product MTSVTEPAAEHEIDIHTTAGKLADLRKRAEEALHPVGEEAVDRVHAKGKLTARERILALLDEDSFVELDALAKHRSKNFGLEKNRPTGDGVVTGYGTIDGRDVCIFSQDATVFGGSLGEVYGEKIVKVQELAIKTGRPLIGINDGAGARIQEGVVSLGLYSRIFHNNIKASGVIPQISLIMGAAAGGHVYSPALTDFVIMVDQTSQMFITGPDVIKTVTGEDVTMEELGGAHTHMAKSGTVHYVASGEQDALDYVRDLLSYLPPNNYAEPPRYPAPHPGPIEESLTDEDLELDTLIPDSPNQPYDMHEVITRILDDDEFLEIQAGYAQNIIVGFGRVDGRPVGIVANQPTQFAGCLDINASEKAARFVRTCDCFNIPIVMLVDVPGFLPGTDQEYNGIIRRGAKLLYAYGEATVAKVTVITRKAYGGAYCVMGSKDMGCDVNVAWPTAQIAVMGASGAVGFVYRKDLKEAAQKGEDVDALRLELQQQYEDTLVNPYIAAERGYVDAVIPPSHTRGYIGTALRLLERKVVQTPPKKHGNIPL is encoded by the coding sequence ATGACGAGCGTGACTGAGCCTGCTGCCGAGCACGAGATCGACATCCACACCACTGCGGGGAAGCTCGCCGATCTGCGCAAGCGCGCTGAAGAGGCGCTCCACCCGGTCGGCGAAGAAGCCGTGGACAGGGTGCACGCCAAGGGCAAGCTCACCGCCCGAGAGCGGATCCTCGCGCTGCTTGACGAGGACTCCTTCGTCGAACTCGATGCGCTCGCCAAGCACCGCAGTAAGAACTTCGGTCTGGAGAAGAACCGCCCCACCGGCGACGGCGTGGTCACTGGTTACGGCACCATCGACGGCCGCGACGTCTGCATCTTCAGCCAGGACGCCACCGTGTTCGGTGGCAGCCTCGGTGAGGTCTACGGCGAGAAGATCGTCAAAGTCCAGGAATTGGCCATCAAGACCGGCCGCCCGCTGATCGGCATCAACGACGGTGCCGGCGCCCGCATCCAGGAGGGCGTGGTCTCCCTCGGCCTCTACAGCCGCATCTTCCACAACAACATCAAGGCCTCCGGCGTCATCCCGCAGATCTCGCTGATCATGGGCGCCGCGGCCGGCGGGCACGTCTACTCCCCCGCCCTGACCGACTTCGTCATCATGGTCGACCAGACCAGCCAGATGTTCATCACCGGACCCGACGTCATCAAGACCGTCACCGGTGAAGACGTCACCATGGAGGAACTCGGCGGCGCCCACACCCACATGGCCAAATCAGGCACCGTCCACTACGTCGCCTCGGGCGAGCAGGACGCCCTGGACTACGTGCGCGATCTGCTGTCCTACCTGCCGCCCAACAACTACGCCGAGCCGCCGCGCTACCCGGCGCCGCATCCCGGCCCGATCGAGGAGAGCCTCACCGACGAGGACCTCGAGCTCGACACCCTGATCCCGGATTCCCCGAACCAGCCGTACGACATGCACGAGGTCATCACGCGCATCCTCGACGACGACGAGTTCCTCGAAATTCAGGCCGGTTACGCGCAGAACATCATCGTCGGCTTCGGCCGCGTCGACGGCCGGCCGGTCGGCATCGTGGCGAACCAGCCCACCCAGTTCGCCGGCTGCCTCGACATCAACGCCTCCGAGAAAGCCGCCCGCTTCGTGCGGACCTGCGACTGCTTCAACATCCCGATCGTCATGCTCGTCGACGTCCCAGGCTTCCTGCCCGGCACCGACCAGGAGTACAACGGCATCATCCGGCGCGGCGCCAAGCTGCTCTACGCCTACGGCGAGGCCACCGTCGCCAAGGTCACCGTCATCACCCGCAAGGCCTACGGCGGCGCCTACTGCGTCATGGGCTCCAAGGACATGGGCTGCGACGTCAACGTCGCTTGGCCGACCGCCCAGATCGCCGTGATGGGCGCGTCCGGCGCTGTCGGCTTCGTCTACCGCAAGGACCTCAAGGAAGCCGCACAGAAGGGCGAGGACGTCGACGCGCTGCGACTCGAGCTTCAGCAGCAGTACGAGGACACCCTCGTCAACCCGTATATCGCGGCCGAACGCGGCTACGTCGACGCGGTGATCCCTCCCTCGCACACCCGCGGTTACATCGGCACCGCGCTGCGACTGCTGGAGCGCAAGGTCGTCCAGACCCCGCCGAAAAAGCACGGCAACATCCCGCTCTGA
- a CDS encoding acyl-CoA carboxylase subunit epsilon, whose translation MDHDADIVEVSDARDMTIDDPPQPDPHFQIVKGNASPEEIAALVTVLAGAGGAGHAEPGPQELNPWGHPVDKLRYDVTSWQRVTLLERMHMRR comes from the coding sequence GTGGACCATGATGCCGACATCGTCGAGGTGTCCGATGCCCGGGACATGACGATCGACGACCCGCCCCAGCCCGACCCGCACTTCCAGATCGTCAAAGGCAACGCCTCTCCAGAGGAGATCGCCGCGCTGGTGACCGTGCTGGCCGGGGCGGGAGGCGCCGGGCACGCCGAACCGGGCCCCCAGGAACTCAATCCCTGGGGCCACCCTGTCGACAAGCTGCGCTACGACGTGACCAGCTGGCAGCGCGTCACGCTGCTAGAGCGGATGCACATGCGACGATGA
- a CDS encoding Maf family protein yields MTQFVLGSASAGRLRVLRQAGIDPLVVVSDVDEDALIASLDPETPPEAVVLKLANAKAVDVAAQLPDDVAVDCVVLGCDSMLYRDGKLWGKPGSASAAHAQWLAMAGSTAHLLTGHALLAISKGVIVHADGLTDSTNVRFGTPSESEIGAYVASGEPANVAGAFTIDGLGGWFVDWIEGNPSNVVGLSLPHVHRMLASAGISPVSFWKH; encoded by the coding sequence ATGACCCAGTTTGTTCTGGGTTCCGCCTCGGCCGGTCGGCTGCGCGTACTGCGGCAGGCGGGCATCGATCCGTTGGTCGTAGTGTCCGACGTCGATGAGGACGCACTGATCGCGTCGCTAGACCCGGAAACGCCGCCCGAAGCGGTCGTGCTCAAACTTGCCAATGCGAAGGCGGTCGACGTGGCAGCGCAATTGCCAGATGACGTCGCAGTCGACTGCGTCGTGCTGGGCTGCGATTCGATGCTCTACCGGGACGGCAAGCTTTGGGGGAAGCCGGGCAGCGCCTCGGCAGCGCACGCGCAGTGGTTGGCTATGGCGGGGTCCACAGCTCACCTGCTCACCGGGCACGCACTTCTAGCGATTTCGAAGGGCGTAATCGTGCACGCGGACGGCCTGACTGACTCCACTAACGTCCGCTTCGGCACCCCGTCGGAAAGCGAGATCGGAGCCTACGTGGCCAGCGGGGAACCGGCGAACGTGGCTGGTGCCTTCACGATTGACGGCCTCGGTGGATGGTTCGTTGATTGGATTGAAGGGAATCCGTCTAACGTCGTTGGTCTAAGCCTTCCTCATGTGCACCGCATGCTCGCCAGCGCGGGCATTTCCCCTGTTTCGTTTTGGAAGCATTGA